The following coding sequences are from one Panicum hallii strain FIL2 chromosome 5, PHallii_v3.1, whole genome shotgun sequence window:
- the LOC112894524 gene encoding probable U3 small nucleolar RNA-associated protein 7 isoform X2, whose amino-acid sequence MAPARVNAEKDAEDELEMKVEKYSRGKGADLKALRDKKLKGQLAVKEKLYGQSAKVAAKAEKWLMPSEEGFLEPDNLEKTYRFPQESIVQEVDLLSSRKPFDMILPVLGPYTIEYTSNGRYMLVGGRKGHLAMMDMLNMDLIKEFQVRETVRDVAFLHNEQMYAVAQKKYPYIYNQHGAEIHCLKEHGKALKLQFLTKQFLLASINSFGQLHYQDVSTGEMIANYRTGLGRTDVMRANPYNAVIGLGHAAGKVTMWKPTSVKPLVTMLCHHGPVTALAFDRGGHLMATAGVDRKIKIWDLRKYEVVKSYAARGQSLDFSQKGLLACSNGSQVEIYRDFGGHDYRLYMKHRMLKGYQVGKVLFRPYEDILGIGHSMGLSSILVPGSGEPNFDTFIDNPMETTKQKREKEIHALLDKLPPDTIMLNPNLIATVRAPKKKEKKTKKEIEEEMEEAIEAAKNTEHKKKTKGRSKPSKRAKKKEEGVFRAKRPFLEQSKEVVGRPDKKQRIGEEVELPKALQRFAKKPQS is encoded by the exons ATGGCACCGGCGCGGGTGAATGCTGAAAAA GACGCTGAGGACgagctggagatgaaggtgGAGAAGTATTCGCGGGGGAAGGGTGCCGACTTGAAG GCGCTGAGGGACAAGAAGTTGAAAGGCCAGCTCGCTGTAAAAGAGAAGCTCTATGGCCAGTCTGCGAAAGTTGCTGCAAAGGCTGAAAAG TGGCTTATGCCTAGTGAGGAGGGTTTCTTAGAGCCTGACAATTTGGAGAAGACATATAGATTTCCACAAGAATCGATTGTGCAAGAGGTGGATCTTTTGAGTTCAAGAAAACCATTTGATATGATCTTACCTG TACTTGGTCCTTATACTATAGAGTACACATCAAATGGTCGCTACATGCTAGTAGGTGGACGAAAAGGCCATCTTGCTATGATGGATATGCTGAATATGGATCTCATCAAGGAATTTCAG GTGAGGGAAACTGTTCGTGATGTGGCATTTTTACATAATGAGCAGATGTATGCAGTCGCTCAAAAAAA GTACCCTTACATATATAATCAACATGGTGCAGAAATTCATTGTCTGAAG GAACATGGCAAAGCATTGAAACTCCAGTTTCTGACTAAACAATTCCTCTTGGCTTCAATAAACAGCTTTGGGCAGCTCCACTACCAAGATGTGAGCACTGGTGAGATGATTGCAAATTACAGGACAGGTCTGGGGCGAACTGATGTTATGCGGGCCAATCCCTATAATGCTGTCATAGGCCTCGGACATGCTGCTGGCAAAGTTACCATGTGGAAGCCAACAAGTGTGAAACCCCTGGTCACCATGCTGTGCCATCATGGCCCTGTAACTGCTCTTGCATTCGACAGGGGTGGCCATCTTATGGCAACGGCAGGTGTTGACAGGAAGATAAAAATCTGGGACCTGAGAAAGTATGAGGTTGTAAAGTCGTATGCAGCGCGTGGTCAATCCTTGGATTTTAGCCAGAAGGGGCTATTGGCCTGCAGCAACGGATCTCAAGTAGagatctacagggatttcggtgGGCATGATTATAGGCTTTACATGAAGCACAGAATGCTGAAGGGCTATCAGGTTGGGAAAGTTTTGTTCCGGCCCTACGAAGATATTCTGGGGATTGGGCACTCGATGGGCCTTTCGTCCATCCTTGTTCCAGGATCCGGTGAACCGAACTTTGATACCTTTATTGACAATCCCATGGAGACTACCAAGCAGAAGCGGGAGAAGGAGATTCATGCTCTCCTTGACAAGCTCCCGCCGGACACTATCATGCTTAATCCAAATTTGATAGCCACTGTAAGAGCTccgaagaagaaagagaagaagacCAAGAAGGAGATCGAGGAAGAGATGGAAGAGGCTATTGAGGCCGCGAAGAACACTGAGCACAAGAAGAAGACCAAGGGCAGGAGCAAGCCCAGCAAGCGGGCCAAGAAGAAAGAGGAGGGTGTTTTCAGAGCCAAAAGGCCCTTCTTGGAGCAATCAAAGGAGGTTGTCGGGCGACCTGACAAGAAGCAGCGGATAGGCGAAGAGGTGGAACTCCCAAAAGCCTTGCAGCGGTTTGCCAAGAAGCCGCAGTCATGA
- the LOC112894997 gene encoding uncharacterized protein LOC112894997 — protein MAKSGIQYAVVDAFTAEPFKGNPAAVCLLQDAAKAADERWMQSVAAEFNLSETAFLLRDSSPAAAAAPRFQLRWFTPVAEVKLCGHATLASAHFLFTSVLAEHETLVEFATKSGILTAKKVAAPASAVASGEGKLFIELDFPMIDLVDCHPAELPSIPETLNGASVVSVHKSATAGDLIVELSSGKEVADIIPNIHEIEKCSGRGVIVTGPAPAGSGFDFFTRFFCPKFGVDEDPVCGSAHCVLAPYWGGKLGKQRLTAFQASPRSGILHLELEPASSRVRIQGEAVTVMTGTLLGSERNSSPCFEG, from the exons ATGGCCAAGAGTGGCATCCAGTACGCCGTG GTGGACGCCTTCACGGCGGAGCCGTTCAAGGGCAACCCGGCCGCGGTCTGCCTCCTCCAGGACGCCGCCAAGGCCGCGGACGAGCGGTGGATGCAGTCCGTCGCCGCCGAGTTCAACCTCTCCGAGACCGCCTTCCTGCTCCGGgactcctcccccgccgccgccgccgccccgcggttCCAGCTCCGATGGTTCACTCCCGTCGCCGAG GTCAAGCTCTGCGGCCACGCGACGCTGGCCTCCGCCCACTTCCTCTTCACATCCGTTCTCGCGGAGCACGAGACGCTCGTCGAATTCGCGACCAAATCGGGGATTCTCACCGCCAAAAAGGTCGCTGCACCGGCGAGTGCGGTGGCCTCAGGGGAAGGGAAGCTGTTCATCGAGCTGGATTTCCCCATGATTGACCTTGTCGATTGCCATCCGGCCGAGCTGCCGTCCATCCCCGAGACCCTGAACGGAGCCTCTGTTGTCAGCGTCCACAAATCGGCGACAGCTGGTGACCTCATT GTGGAGCTTTCATCAGGAAAAGAGGTTGCCGATATCATTCCTAACATTCATGAGATTGAAAAATGTTCTGGCAGAGGAGTTATTGTTACGGGGCCAGCACCTGCTGGATCTGGCTTTGACTTCTTCACACGTTTCTTCTGCCCAAAATTTGGGGTAGATGAG GATCCCGTTTGTGGCAGCGCACATTGTGTTTTAGCACCCTACTGGGGTGGGAAGCTGGGGAAACAAAGACTGACAGCATTTCAA GCATCTCCACGGAGCGGAATATTACACTTGGAGTTGGAACCTGCAAGCAGTAGAGTGCGAATTCAGGGGGAAGCTGTTACAGTGATGACTGGTACCCTCCTAGGCTCCGAGCGTAACAGTTCCCCATGCTTTGAGGGTTGA
- the LOC112894018 gene encoding uncharacterized protein LOC112894018 gives MASIVLLLSELLGGESASVLAADRYITGGRLSLGEFRPAVTEAKRDGRVVGAGTEGAREEKQQGRKEESFEDLAVSRIAVDVMWP, from the coding sequence ATGGCGTCCATCGTGCTGCTGCTGTCGGAGCTCCTGGGCGGGGAGAGCGCCAGCGTGCTGGCGGCCGACCGCTACATCACGGGCGGACGTCTCAGCCTGGGGGAGTTCCGCCCCGCCGTGACGGAGGCGAAGCGGGACGGCCGGGTGGTGGGCGCCGGGACGGAAGGGGCGCGGGAGGAGAAGCAGcaggggaggaaggaggagtCGTTCGAGGACCTCGCGGTGTCCAGGATCGCGGTCGACGTCATGTGGCCTTGA
- the LOC112894524 gene encoding probable U3 small nucleolar RNA-associated protein 7 isoform X1 has translation MAPARVNAEKQDAEDELEMKVEKYSRGKGADLKALRDKKLKGQLAVKEKLYGQSAKVAAKAEKWLMPSEEGFLEPDNLEKTYRFPQESIVQEVDLLSSRKPFDMILPVLGPYTIEYTSNGRYMLVGGRKGHLAMMDMLNMDLIKEFQVRETVRDVAFLHNEQMYAVAQKKYPYIYNQHGAEIHCLKEHGKALKLQFLTKQFLLASINSFGQLHYQDVSTGEMIANYRTGLGRTDVMRANPYNAVIGLGHAAGKVTMWKPTSVKPLVTMLCHHGPVTALAFDRGGHLMATAGVDRKIKIWDLRKYEVVKSYAARGQSLDFSQKGLLACSNGSQVEIYRDFGGHDYRLYMKHRMLKGYQVGKVLFRPYEDILGIGHSMGLSSILVPGSGEPNFDTFIDNPMETTKQKREKEIHALLDKLPPDTIMLNPNLIATVRAPKKKEKKTKKEIEEEMEEAIEAAKNTEHKKKTKGRSKPSKRAKKKEEGVFRAKRPFLEQSKEVVGRPDKKQRIGEEVELPKALQRFAKKPQS, from the exons ATGGCACCGGCGCGGGTGAATGCTGAAAAA CAGGACGCTGAGGACgagctggagatgaaggtgGAGAAGTATTCGCGGGGGAAGGGTGCCGACTTGAAG GCGCTGAGGGACAAGAAGTTGAAAGGCCAGCTCGCTGTAAAAGAGAAGCTCTATGGCCAGTCTGCGAAAGTTGCTGCAAAGGCTGAAAAG TGGCTTATGCCTAGTGAGGAGGGTTTCTTAGAGCCTGACAATTTGGAGAAGACATATAGATTTCCACAAGAATCGATTGTGCAAGAGGTGGATCTTTTGAGTTCAAGAAAACCATTTGATATGATCTTACCTG TACTTGGTCCTTATACTATAGAGTACACATCAAATGGTCGCTACATGCTAGTAGGTGGACGAAAAGGCCATCTTGCTATGATGGATATGCTGAATATGGATCTCATCAAGGAATTTCAG GTGAGGGAAACTGTTCGTGATGTGGCATTTTTACATAATGAGCAGATGTATGCAGTCGCTCAAAAAAA GTACCCTTACATATATAATCAACATGGTGCAGAAATTCATTGTCTGAAG GAACATGGCAAAGCATTGAAACTCCAGTTTCTGACTAAACAATTCCTCTTGGCTTCAATAAACAGCTTTGGGCAGCTCCACTACCAAGATGTGAGCACTGGTGAGATGATTGCAAATTACAGGACAGGTCTGGGGCGAACTGATGTTATGCGGGCCAATCCCTATAATGCTGTCATAGGCCTCGGACATGCTGCTGGCAAAGTTACCATGTGGAAGCCAACAAGTGTGAAACCCCTGGTCACCATGCTGTGCCATCATGGCCCTGTAACTGCTCTTGCATTCGACAGGGGTGGCCATCTTATGGCAACGGCAGGTGTTGACAGGAAGATAAAAATCTGGGACCTGAGAAAGTATGAGGTTGTAAAGTCGTATGCAGCGCGTGGTCAATCCTTGGATTTTAGCCAGAAGGGGCTATTGGCCTGCAGCAACGGATCTCAAGTAGagatctacagggatttcggtgGGCATGATTATAGGCTTTACATGAAGCACAGAATGCTGAAGGGCTATCAGGTTGGGAAAGTTTTGTTCCGGCCCTACGAAGATATTCTGGGGATTGGGCACTCGATGGGCCTTTCGTCCATCCTTGTTCCAGGATCCGGTGAACCGAACTTTGATACCTTTATTGACAATCCCATGGAGACTACCAAGCAGAAGCGGGAGAAGGAGATTCATGCTCTCCTTGACAAGCTCCCGCCGGACACTATCATGCTTAATCCAAATTTGATAGCCACTGTAAGAGCTccgaagaagaaagagaagaagacCAAGAAGGAGATCGAGGAAGAGATGGAAGAGGCTATTGAGGCCGCGAAGAACACTGAGCACAAGAAGAAGACCAAGGGCAGGAGCAAGCCCAGCAAGCGGGCCAAGAAGAAAGAGGAGGGTGTTTTCAGAGCCAAAAGGCCCTTCTTGGAGCAATCAAAGGAGGTTGTCGGGCGACCTGACAAGAAGCAGCGGATAGGCGAAGAGGTGGAACTCCCAAAAGCCTTGCAGCGGTTTGCCAAGAAGCCGCAGTCATGA
- the LOC112892747 gene encoding probable E3 ubiquitin-protein ligase ATL44: MRRVLRPIVLMILSLLSSWVTYLQSHLEGQLSQTGATSPPNCLATRAPPARAPAATHSTACAATANSKREERAAQPSPRSDMDAGGALAPVLLAALSLPCVVVLLLLALGKAGLRVAAAAAALCGARGRGGHAWPTRPGGASAYHPASVFRDDDEPPLPLECCDRLAVAVYRRGQQGRADGPDPECVFCLSAVGDGEEVRELQCRHVFHRGCLDAWLVRPRATCPLCRDRLLPADTPRPARSADADTTVHGFDFGVHGGGSLSSSVHAHGGALWHMT, from the exons ATGAGAAGGGTTCTAAGGCCTATCGTGCTTATGATCCTATCTCTG CTGAGCAGCTGGGTGACATACTTACAAAGCCACTTGGAAGG CCAACTGAGCCAAACAGGCGCCACGTCGCCACCGAACTGCCTAGCGACCCGAGcgccccccgcccgcgccccggcGGCCACTCACTCCACTGCCTGCGCGGCCACAGCCAACAGCAAGCGAGAAGAGAGAGCGGCGCAGCCAAGCCCAAGAAGCGACATGGATGCGGGCGGCGCGCTGGCGCCCGTGCTCCTCGCGGCCCTCTCCCTGCCGtgcgtcgtcgtcctcctcctcctcgcgctcgGCAAGGCGGGCCTCCGcgtcgcggcggccgcggccgcgctcTGCGGGGCCAGGGGAAGGGGCGGGCACGCCTGGCCCACGCGCCCCGGCGGCGCTTCGGCCTACCACCCGGCCTCGGTGTTCCGCGACGACGacgagccgccgctgccgctcgagTGCTGCGACCGCCTCGCCGTCGCGGTGTACCGGCGCGGCCAGCAGGGGCGGGCCGACGGCCCCGACCCGGAGTGCGTGTTCTGCCTGTCCGCggtcggcgacggcgaggaggtgcgCGAGCTGCAGTGCCGCCACGTGTTCCACCGCGGCTGCCTCGACGCCTGGCTCGTCCGCCCGCGCGCCACCTGCCCGCTCTGCCGCGACCGCCTCCTCCCCGCGGACACACCCCGCCCCGCCCGCAGCGCCGACGCCGACACCACCGTCCACGGCTTCGATTTCGgcgtccacggcggcggctcgctcTCCTCGTCCGTCCACGCCCACGGCGGCGCGCTCTGGCACATGACGTGA
- the LOC112894462 gene encoding uncharacterized protein LOC112894462 — MASIALLLSELLGGDSAGVLAAERYITGGGRPSPRELLRPAVTEASAAPAAKQNERRGEERDDESFEDLAASRIEVDVMLASGLSLGHGHGTRRLLC; from the coding sequence ATGGCGTCCATCGCGCTGCTGCTGTCGGAGCTGCTGGGCGGGGACAGCGCCGGCGTGCTGGCCGCCGAGCGCTACATCACGGGCGGCGGCCGTCCCAGCCCGAGGGAgctcctccgccccgccgtgACCGAGgcgtcggcggcgccggccgccaAGCAGAACGAACGGCGGGGGGAGGAGAGGGATGACGAGTCGTTCGAGGACCTTGCGGCGTCCAGGATAGAGGTCGACGTCATGCTGGCCTCTGGGCTGTCCCTGGGACACGGACACGGGACGCGCCGATTGTTGTGTTGA